The window AATGTGATAGATACTTCATACAAAGAATCTACCGACGTTTTTGAACTTTTAGATAAAGCAGAACAATCTTTTTTTGAAATCACCAATGGAACCATCAAAAAAGGTTTTGATACCGCCAATACTTTAGTAAAAGAAGCTATTGATATCATTAAAGCTTTAAAGGATAAAGAAGGAATTTCTGGTGTACCTTCCGGTTTTAGAGATGTAGATAAAGAAACGGGAGGCTGGCAAAATTCCGACCTTATTATTGTTGCAGCCCGTCCTGCGATGGGGAAAACAGCTTTTATTCTTTCAATGGCAAGAAATATTGCTGTGGAATACAAAATTCCAATGGCATTATTTTCTTTAGAGATGGCATCGGTACAGTTGATCACAAGGATGATTGCGTCCGAAACAAAAATCTCATCAGAAAAATTAAGAAAAGGAACGCTAGACGACGAAGAGTGGCAAAGATTATTCTCTAATGTATCAGAATTAGAAAATGCCCCTTTATATATTGACGAAACTCCTTCCCTATCCATATTTGACTTTAGAGCAAAATGCCGAAGACTGGTAATGCAGCATGGAGTAAGACTTATCATGGTCGACTATCTTCAGCTGATGACCGCAGGAAGTGGCGGAAAAGGAGGCGGAAACCGTGAACAGGAAATTTCAATGATTTCCCGTTCATTAAAAGCCATTGCAAAAGAATTAAATGTACCTGTAATTGCACTTTCTCAGCTTTCAAGAAGTGTAGAAACCCGCCCAGGAAAACGTCCTCAGCTTTCAGACCTTAGGGAATCCGGAGCAATTGAACAGGATGCCGATATCGTGTCATTTATTTTCAGACCTGAATATTATAAAATTACTGTTTGGGACAACGATGAAGATGGAGCAGAAACTTCTACAGAAAACCAGGCAGAATTAATTATTGCCAAACACAGAAACGGTGCTACTGCTGATGTAAGATTATCTTTCCTGAAACATTTTGCAAAATTTGGGAATATTGAAGAAGCAACCAACGGAATGGGGCTTTCCACTCCATTTGGGGAACCGAGTGGTTTCGAAAAAATAAAAACCACCATTCAGCCGGGTGCAGCCTTTGACTTGCCAGATAGCTCAAAACTTTCGGGGTCTTCTATGAATGATCTTGATGATGAAGAAGACTTTCCCTTTTAAAAATTAATTCAATAAATTAATGCCACGAATGCACGAATGCTATAAAAAGAAATTCGTGTATTCGTGGCAACTTATCTTAAATGAGAATTGAAATATACACTGACGGAGCCTGCAGCGGAAACCCAGGAAAAGGAGGTTACGGCATTTTAATGCGTGTTCCCGAAAAAAATTATCAAAAAACATTTTCTAAAGGTTTCAGAAAAACTACCAATAACCGGATGGAACTTTTGGCAGTAATTACTGCTTTAGAAAAATTGAAATCAACAGAGAATGACATTCACGTTTTTACAGATAGTAAATATGTTTCGGATGCCGTTAACCAAAATTGGATTTCAGGGTGGATAAAACGAGGCTGGAAGAATGTAAAAAACCCAGATCTTTGGAAGAGATTTGTAGTACTTTATAATCAGCACAGTCCAAAAATGCATTGGGTAAAAGGGCATGCAGGACATTTTGAAAATGAACTTTGCGATAAGCTGGCAGTGGCAGCAGCAAATTCGGAAAAACTGGAAGTAGATTCTTATTTTGAAAGCTTAGAAAACAATTCGCTATTTTGAATAAAACTAAGAAAACGCTTATCATATTCAACTTTTCGTTATCATTAATATTTTTCCTTGAATAAAATCTACTTTTTTCTATTAAATTAACTGTTTATATTCATTTATTAGTAGAGATTTAATATCTTTACCCGTCTAATAAAAGTATCCTAATAAATGAATAAAAAATTACTGTTTTATTTTACCCTTTTTGTACTTTGTATCTCCGGAAATTTTTCTGCTCAAACTTATCAACTCACAGGAAATCCTATTGGCACAGCAGGATGGACAATGGTTGCACCAACCGCTGTGGGAGCAGGAAATGATTTCATACAACTAACTCCGGATACCAACAACCAATCTGGGTCGATCAGGCTAAATGATCCTATTAATCTAAAATATTGTGATAAATGGAAAGTAGAATTCGATTTCAGGATGGATTCTAACCAAACCGCCAACGGTGACGGTCTCGCATTCTGGTATCTTGCAAACCCACCTGTAGCGAGTGTTTTAGGCTCAGGTCTTGGAGTTTCGCAAAATGCCGTAGGTCTTATTGTAGGATTCGATACTTACAATAATACCACAACTGCTGTAATGAGCAAAGTACATGTTGCCTACGGACAAGTTGCTAACACTACAGACAATAACAATGTAGAATTTTTTAATACAGCAGGGAGCTCTTTTCACTCTCCAGATATGAATACAACTCTTCCTTTCCAGGGAACTACATATAAACACGTAGAGGTTACTGCTGAAGTAAATACATCTATTCCTAATACTTGGAATATAAAAATAATGATTGACGGAACTCAAATCTGCAATCAACCATTTACTGCATCTGGAGCAGCCGCTACAATGACTCAGGGATATTTCGGATTCTCAGCTTCTACAGGAGGAAACAGATCGAGGCATTCTATTAAAAATGTAAAAATATACACCGATAAAGTAAGCTTGCTGCAGCCTACTGCGACACAAACTTTTTGCCCAAACCCTTCTACAGGTTTCGGGACAGTGAATTTAACTTCTTTTAATTCTCAGTTTGTTGCCAACCCAGCCAATTATACTTTTACCTATATGGTTGGTGGTACTCCAATTACGACTCCTACCAACTATCAATTTAATGCCAATACTACGGTAAACGTTATTATTAGAGATAATTCTGCAGTGCTCTGTGACAATCCGGATGGAAAAATAATTCTTACCCTTTCGCCTTTCACAGCAACCAATAGAACCCTTTCTGAATGTAATAATAATGGTGCGTCTACCGCAACATTTAACCTTTCTACGGCTGATGTGACAACAGTCGCTGGTGTTACAAAAAAATATTATAGGACTTTAGCCGATCTAAATGCAGGAACAAATGAAATTTTAAATCCTACGGCGTATGTTTCAGCTCCCGGAAAGGTTTATGTAAAGGTAACTACTCCGCAAGGCTGTACAGGAAATGCTGAAATCACGCTTGTTTTCTATCCGTTGCCAGTATCTACCGATGCTATCTTAGAGTCTTGTTTTATTGCAACTGCTCCAAACACAGCATTGTTTGATCTTACATCAGCCAATGTTTCGTCAGAAGCAGGTATTACTAAAAAGTTTTACACTTCTTTAGCCAATGCTTTAAGCGGAACCAACGAAATTGTAGTTCCTATAACCCATACCTCTCCATCAACAGATGTTTATGTGAAAATAACGGGTACAAACAGCTGTTTCATCATTAAAAAGATAACACTTAAGGTAATTCCATCCGTAAAATCTTCTATTTTAAAAGACAAAATAATCTGTATTAATGATAGAACGACTTTGGATGCAGGGCCAGGATTTGACGGTTACGAATGGAGCACAGGAGCTACAACCTCATCTATTATAAATGTACCAGTAGGGAGCTATTGGGTAAGATTGAAAACAGGAAACTGTTACACACTACAAGCTGTAACTGTAAAATTAGCAACAAACCCTGTTATTTCAAGTATAGACATCACCAACAATACAATTACTGTGAATGCTTCTGGAGGAGTTGCTCCATACAAATATTCTTTAGACGGAACCAATTGGCAAGACTCTAATATATTTACAGGGTTACCAAGAGGTGAAAATAAAATTTTTGTAAAAGACTTTTACAATTGTGAGCCAACGCACATTCAGGTGACAGTTCCAAACCTCATCAATGCTATTACTCCTAATGGTGATAATGTGAATGACTTTATTGATTACTCAGCACTTGCGTACAAGAAAAATCTTGTTTTTACAGTCTATGATAGATATGGAAATATGAAGTATCAAGCAGACAAGTTGAGAAACTACACTTGGGATGGAACTTCCGGAGGTAAAAAATTAGCAACAGGTACTTATTGGTACACTATCACTTGGATAGAAAATGACAAAAACAATACACCGACAAACTATAACGGATGGGTATTGGTGAAAAATAGAGAATAACACAAAAAAGCGCCACCCAAATAAACGTGGCGCTTTTTTAAATCTCAAAATTCAACATCCAAACGCAATTAAACACCATACATAACCAAACACTTCCTCATACTCTATAGCTACTTACTAGCTCAAAAAACACTCATTCTGAATAAAAAAACTAATAATTTTACCAAATAATAATCTTTTAAATATAAAAATGAAAAAATTTCTACTCCTCAGTTTTTTGTTATTTTTATCAATCATGAGCTCGAAATTATCAGCTCAAACTTATCAACTCACCGGAACTCCTGTCATTAACACTGCAGGCTGGGATCTCGTTCCTTCAGCTACTGCTACTGGAGACTTTGTGCAGCTTACCCCAGATCAAACCAGTAAGTTTGGAGCCATAAAACTCTCAAACCCCATCAATCTAAAATATTGTGATAAATGGAAAGTTGAGTTTGATTTCAGAATCGACGGAAACGGAACCACAGCCTATGGAAGAGGTGACGGGCTTACATTCTGGTACCTCTCTAATCCTCCAACAACATTCACAACCGGAGGCGGACTAGGAATTCCGGCAAACGCAAACGGACTAATGGTGGCATTTGATATATTCAATAATTCTACGGAGGGACAAATGAGTAAAGTACACGTACTGTATGGAACCAATAATATGCCTGCAGGAAATCCAAATATTGAGTACAATATGACTGCAAACAGTACTTTTCACTCAGCAGACCTTAACCCCAGTCAACCTTTTGTAGGAGCTACCTACAAACATGTTGAAGTAAATGGAGAAATAGATCCCTTTAATCCTAATATTTGGTTAATTCAAATCAGAATTGATGGAGTTCTTATTACCAATCAACCTTTCACTGCAAGTGGTGGAGCAATAGGTATGGGCCAAGGATTTTTCGGGTTTTCTGCAGGAACAGGAGCTGCAAGCGCAAGACACTCTATTAAAAATGCTAAAATATATATTGATAAAGTTCCAATTCTCCAAAACACTGTTACTCCATTTGTATGTACAAACCCTGCAACAGGAAATGGATTTGTAGATTTAACTTCTTACGCAAGTCAGTTTGTAAACAACCCAGCGAACTACATCATCACTTACTATGTTTTTGGAAGCCCCACTCCCATTGCTGTACCTACCAACTTTCAATATTCTGGTAATACAACGATTTCTGTGGTTATAAAAGATCCTTCATCTACATTATGCGACAATGGTGATGCAAGAATTATTTTAAACCCAAGTCCATTTGCCGCAGATGACGCTACTATAAATGCTTGTAACAATAATAATGCAGGAGTAGCTTATTTTGATTTGAGTACCGCTACTGTTACCGGTGTACCGGGTGCCACAAAAGTATACTATCCTACATTAGCAAATCTTAATGCAGGTACTAGTGAAATCTTAAACTGGTCAAATTACCCTGCCGCAAACGGAGCAACAGTGCATGTAAAAGTTACCACTCCACAAGGCTGTGTTGACAATGCAGTGATTACCCTTAATCATTTTCCTGTGGTAGTGGTAAATGATGCAACATTGCGATCATGTTTCTTAGAAACCAATATTTCAATGGGATCATTTAATCTTACAAACGCTACAGTAACCACACAAACCGGAATAACAAAAACATATTACCCATCATTACAGGATGCAATCAACGGTAGCAACCAGATCATCACCACAAATCCATACATTGCTCCAAACGGAGTTGTTTACATCAAAGTAACCAATGCCAACGGATGTTATGCAATTGCAAAGGTGACTTTAATTGTCATTCCACCCGTATATTCAGATATTTTAAAAGATAAAATCATCTGCGTAGAAGACAAAACAACATTAGATGCAGGAGTAGGTTTTACATCTTACCTTTGGAGTACAGGAGCTACTACACAAACAATTTCAAATGTGGGAGTAGGAACTTACTGGGTAAAACTTAAAACCGGAGATTGTACCATTACTCAAAATGTAAAGGTATTTGCATCAGAACAACCTGTCATCACATCAATTGATGTATCTGCTACAACAGTTACCGTTTATGCTAATGGAGGAACGCCTGCTTATCAATATTCTTTAGATAATACAAACTGGCAGGACTCTAATGTTTTCAAAGGTTTGGTAAGAGGAATTCATAAGATTTTTGTGAAAGATTCTTATGATTGCGACCCTATGGAAGTAGAAATTACTGTTCCTAATATCATTAACGTAATTACACCAAACGGAGACGGCCGCAATGACGTAATAGATTACTCGGCATTGGGAAGTAAAACAGACTTAACATTTACTATTTACAACCGATACGGAGCTAAACTTCACCAAGGTGACAAAACCAATAATTACACATGGGACGGAACTTCAAACGGAAGAAAAGTTCCTACAGGAAGCTACTGGTATTCTGTAACCTGGAATGAAAATAACAAAGCCAAAACTCCGGTAAAATTATCGGGTTGGATTATGGTAAAAAACAGAGAATAATTTTTTTCAACTATACTTAATTTTAAAGAATCTGTCTCATTCGTGAGATGGATTCTTTTTTTATCTAAATGAGTTACGTAGTCACTCCTTAAAAACATTTTAACGTTTTGGTTTTCAGTTTTATATTGTAAAATTTAACAATAAATTATTGTAAAAAATTGCAAGAAACCGTATTTTTAGGGTGTAAAAAGCGGCAAAATGTTAGGTAAAATAAAACCAGATTTACAGCAAAATTTATTCAAGACCAGACTTACGGAGCTCATTAATATGGAGCATCCGTTGGTAAAATTGGCTCACGAAATCTCTTGGGAGAAAATGGAGCAAGAATTTGCAAAACTGTTTTCAGAGCAAGGAAGACCCTCGGTTGCAATTCGTAAAATAGCAGGAATGCTTTTGCTTAAGGAAATGTTTAAAGAAAGCGACGAAACGGTTGTAGAAAGATGGGTGGAGAACGCGTATTGGCAATATTTTACGGGCGAAGATTTTTTTCAGACCCAGCAGCCTTTTGATCCGAGCAATTTTGTACACTTTAGAAAGAGAATTGGCGAGAAGGGGTTAGAATTCCTTTTAGGACAAAGCGTTTCTCTTCATCCAAAAGCCAAAACAGAAGATGAAGTTCAGATTGAATCACAGGTTGCCTGTATTGCGAAAGGGAAATCGGGAAAGGCATACGAGTTTGGGACAAAAGTGGCGGTAGTTCGAGGAAGGAAAACAGGCATCATCAGTTCTATAAAAAGATTTTCAGGCAATCCTCACGATAGCAAAACATTGGAAGAATCATTAGCACAAAGTGAGCGAGTAAGAAAATCCGTTGGAGGAACAAGGCCTAAGAAAGCGAGTACAGACCGAGGATTTAGAGGAATAAAAGTAGTAGAAGGGACGGTAATTTTGCTTCCCACAAAAAAAGAAAAAACAAGATATGAGCAACAAGTTGCAAGATTGAGATTCCGAGCAAGAGCAGCGATAGAGCCTTGTATCTCACATCTAAAAAGAAACCACTCCTTAGGATTAAACTTCCTTAAAGGAGTAGCTGGAGATATTAATAATGCCTTATTAGCTGGAATTGGATACAATCTGAAGATGAGATTCAACCAAATTAAAGAGCAAATCCTTCTTTGGCTCGAAATTCTTCTCCGAACTTTTTTATGCAAGTATAATTTTCAAAATGAAAACTAGCTTTTTAAGGAATGACTACGTATATCCGTTTTTACTAAAAATCCATAATTTATCACGCAAAGGCAAACAAAGAATATTAAAATTTGACCGTTTTTTAAGTTATACAAAGGCGTAAACTTAGCAAAGAAATATAAAAAATTATAAATATGAGAAACTGCGGACAAGCATTAAATGAGTTAAATTAATCTAAGGTCACTAATCAAAATTTAAGAAACTTACATCATAAAAATTTTCACCGCAAAAGCATCAAAAGAAATGATTGAATATAGAGAAATTCAAAAGTTTACAAAATGTAGAATACTACTTTATTATTTCTTTAATCGCTTTAGAGATAATTCAATTTATTATTAAATGTTCTAAAAATATCTTTTCCTAAATCTCACTTTACTCTTTCAAAAAAGACTCTGCACCATCAGAAAAGCAATATGATTGGGAACAAAAAAACCACTGCAAAAGCAATGGTTTAGTATTTCAATTAAAGATATCTTTTAAAAAGAAACTTCATTTACCTCTTTTCCGCGTTGAAAATTCATCGTTTTCTGATTTCCTTTATAGGCAATATTAACTAGATTTATTTGCTTAGGAAATGCGCTTAAAAGTATCGTGTTTTTTATTTTTAAACTGTTGATGTCGGAAACACCACCGGTTTCAAAATACACCCAAACCGTTTCTCCACTTACCTGACTTCCAGTGAAAGTTAAAGTTTTAGGAGAACCATTTACAAATACATCAAAATTATTATTTACATATTTTTTAACTTCAGCTTCAAATCCTGCAGTATTTCTGTTGATTTTTATGGCATCAGAAATATGGCTTGTATTCATTTTCGCAGTAAACTTCAGAGTTTTGCTTCCGTCGATATAGTCTACTTTTGTCATCGAAGAGAAAAAGTCTGCTACAGAAAAACTCATCAGCATAATCAATGTAAAAATACCCGATATATATAAAAATTTTTTCATCTCAATTTATAGATTTACAGCATATTGCTAAATAGGTTTGGTCAAATTTGATGCCAATTAAAAGTTAACGTTCACAGAGTACTTATCATAAAAAGCCTTAATGTGAGCTACCGCTTCGTCTGCGCTGTCTACCACACGATAAAGATCAAGATCGCCTTCAGAAATCATTCCTTCTTTTAGCAATGTTTCCTTAAACCATCCTAGCAAACCTCCCCAAAATTCAGAACCTACCAATACAATTGGGAAGCGCCCTATTTTATTGGTTTGAATTAAAGTCATCGCTTCCGTAAGTTCATCTAAAGTTCCGAAACCTCCCGGCATTACAATAAACCCCTGAGAATATTTCACAAACATTACTTTTCTTACAAAGAAGTAATCGAAATTCAGCGAATATAATTTGTTGATATATGGATTAAAATGCTGTTCAAAAGGCAAGTCGATATTTAAGCCAATCGATTTTCCTTCTGCATTGAAAGCTCCTTTATTACCCGCTTCCATAATTCCAGGACCGCCACCTGTAATAACTCCAAAACCTATTTTAGTAATTTTTTCGGCAATTTCTACCGCCATTTCGTAATATTTACTTTCAGGCTTTAATCTTGCAGAACCAAAAATAGAAACACAAGGCCCTATTCTAGCCATTTTTTCGTATCCATCTACAAACTCTGCCATTACTTTGAAAATCATCCAACTATCTTTGGTAATGGTTTCGTCCCAGGTTTTTTCGCGTAAACTATTATGTAATTTAGATTCGTTGATATCTAATTCTGTATTTTCTAAACTTTCGTCTCTCGTTCCTTCAGTTCTCATTCAAATTATTTAAAATGTTTTTCTGCTTCAATCACAGATTCCGGTCTTCCTACATCAATCAAAATACTGTCGTGTACAAAGCCGTGTATTTTTTCAGTGTGCATCAAATCCAGATACTCTTCCATTACAGAAAATTTTCCTTTTCTTTTTATTTTGTCAAAAATCACAGGATTAATGCAATGCACCCCGCTAAAAGCCAAAGGTCTGAATCCCTTGTTGAATTCTGCAAGCCGCTGCTCTCCTGTTTGCACATTCAGCCAGCCTCTTAAAACCAAGTCATCATTAAACAGCAGTTTTCTTGAACTTTCTCTGTCTGAAACCGCTAAGGTAGCAAAATCTTTGATTTCTTTGTGATAGCTTACAAAATCATCAATATTGATTTGGGTTAAGATATCGGCATTCATAATCAGGAAATCTTCACCGTGGTTGAGAAATTCTTTAGCAAAAATCAAACCACCACCAGTTTCTAAAAGCTCATTCGATTCATCAGAAACCTCAATTTTACAGCCAAAATTATCATTTTCTTTTAAAAACGCAACAATCTGATCACCAAAGTGATGAATATTAATTACAAAATCAGTAATCCCAAAACTTTTGAGATATTTTATATTTCGTTCTAAAAGCGGAACACCATTCACTTTAGCCAAAGCTTTAGGATGATGATCTGTAAAAGGTTTTAAACGGGTTCCTTTTCCTGCTGCAAAAATTAATGCCTTCATAAATTATGGGTAATGAGTAATTGGTAATAAGTAATTGGAGACTGGCAATTAGTAATAAGACATTTATAATTTAACATAACACCGAAGCTAAAATATTACTTATTGCACATTACCTATTACTTATGATTAAGTTGATGTTGCTCGTCATGGTGAAGACTTACTTCTACTTGATCACCATATTTTTTTTCAATAAAATGAGCAATTTTGATGGCAGAATAAACTGATCTGTGCTGCCCTCCGGTGCATCCAAAGTTGATTTGCAGATTTTCAAAACCTCTTCCCAAATAATTATCGATATTGATTGAAACTAAATTTTTAACTAATTCTAAAAACTGAGGCATCTCGGTTTTTGTTTCTAAATATTCCTGAACGCCAATATCATTTCCGGTTTGGATTTTATATTCTTCTACTCTTCCAGGGTTTAAAATTCCTCGGCAATCGAATGTAAAACCACCTCCGTTACCTGATTCGTCTTTCGGTATTCCTCCTTTTTTATATGAAAAACTGTGAATGTCTATGTGTAGCATATTTTAAATTTATAATTGATTGTTGATAAATGATGATTGATAACTATTTTTTCAGGTCATTTTTGTCATTCCTTAGGAATCTAAGCGATATTAAATTCTATTCAATTGTTGAGATTCCTACGGAACGACAAACCTTATGTTTAATCAAACTTAATGGTTTAACTTTAATATTTCTCCTATTTTAAATTTGACTTTTTCAGAACTCAGTTGTTCAATTACTTTCTTCAGCTCGGGATAATTTTTCATCTCATCCCAACTTTGTGAAAACTCTGTGATGTTTTGAATTCCTTTTTCAATGCTTGTAATGAAATGTTGTTTTCTCTGAATAAGTCCTCGGAAACCGTAAGCTCCCAAAACCTGCAAAAACCTCATCATCTGAATTGGCTTTACCGAATTTCTTAGTTGAGCCTGAGTTTCTTTATTTTCACACTGTTGAATATAAAAATCCAGCATTTCGTTTTTTAAATCTTCAGGGAAATTGGCTTTAGCCTGAAACAAAAAAGAAATTACATCATACATTAAAGGACCTTTCATAGCCGACTGGTAATCGATAAAAGAAACTTTATTTTCATCGTTTACCATGATATTTCTTGCCTGAAAATCTCGAATCATGATGCCTTTGGGATCAAGGCTTTCGATGAGATGGATGATTTCTTTGAATTCTTTCAGCAAAGAAGATTTGTGATATTCCAGTTCTAAAACATCAGCAACGAAATTTTTAAAGTAATACAAATCATGCATTATCGGAAGCTCGTCATAACTTTCGTATTCAAATGTTTTTTGAAAATCTATTTTACTTTTAGTCTTTTCCTGAAGATCAAAAAGGTCTTTAAGAGTTTGCTTTACCAAATTTTGTACATTCTCTGACAAACATTCTTCTGCAATTATTTCTGAAAAAGTTTTTTCTCCTAAAAATTCCTGAATATATAATTTCCGGTCTTCTGAAACAGAAAATATTTTTGGTGTGTTGAGATTCAATTCAGAAAAGAGTTTTGAGAAATACAGAAAGCTTTCGTTTTCGGCAATATTCTCATTGTAGGTAATAATATATTTCCCGTTTTGATTTTGAGCCAAAAAATTGACTCTTGCAGAACCACTTTGAGCTAAAGTGATAAATTCAGTTGATTTTTCACCGAAATGGTTTTCAAAAAATCTTTTCGCGTTTTCAGAAGTCATAATATGGTAACAAATATACTAATTTACATGCTAATTGCTATCTTTGCAGCATGTTAAAAGACTTTAAGCCTGTTCTGGGTATTCTACTGCGCTTTATCATCATTTATTTGGTGTTACTTTTTGCGTATCAGTTTTACCTTAATAGTTTTAAAGTATACGGCCTTGATCCTTATTCGCATTTTATCGCTGAAAATGTGGCTTTCATTCAGAACAAATTAGGTTACACGACTTTACTGTACAATGATATTCCCAAGGAGCAGGTTTGGTTTTACGTAAATAATATATATGTTACCCGAATGGTAGAAGGCTGTAATGCGATCTCAGTAATTATCCTGTTTGTGGCATTTATTTTTGCATTTTACAAAGGAACTAAAACTTTCGTTTTTGTTGCAGCCAGCCTTGTCGCGCTATATGTGATGAATGTTTTACGGATTGTAGGGTTGAATATTATAACCAGAGACCACCCACAATACAGCAAAATGGGACATGATTACATTTTTCCAGCTGTGATTTATGGAAGCGTGGTTGTACTTTGGTTGGTTTGGATTAAATTTTTTGCTTTGAAAAATGAAAATTCTTAATTGGTTTTTAGTTATCGTTGGAGTTTGCGGACTCTTTTCTGTAAGAATCTTAGAAGACCAGATTTTCTACGATCCTTTTTTGAATTTTTTCCATGAAGGCAATAAAAACATTTCTTTCCCTGAATTTGAGTGGGGAAAACTGATTATCGGTCATATCTTTAGATTTGTTTTGAATCTTTTTTTCTCTTGCGTCATCATTCATTTCTTATTTAAAAATAAAGAATGGACAGTTCAGGGAGCGGTTTTGATTTCTATTATTTTCATTATTACATTTCCTATATATCTTTATTGTATTTCAGACCGATTTGATATTGGCTATCTTTTCTCTTTCTATATGAGAAGATTTGTGATACAGCCTTTGATTCT is drawn from Chryseobacterium muglaense and contains these coding sequences:
- a CDS encoding exosortase F system-associated membrane protein, which produces MKILNWFLVIVGVCGLFSVRILEDQIFYDPFLNFFHEGNKNISFPEFEWGKLIIGHIFRFVLNLFFSCVIIHFLFKNKEWTVQGAVLISIIFIITFPIYLYCISDRFDIGYLFSFYMRRFVIQPLILLLIVPLFYYRKQMILRNSDY
- a CDS encoding LOG family protein yields the protein MRTEGTRDESLENTELDINESKLHNSLREKTWDETITKDSWMIFKVMAEFVDGYEKMARIGPCVSIFGSARLKPESKYYEMAVEIAEKITKIGFGVITGGGPGIMEAGNKGAFNAEGKSIGLNIDLPFEQHFNPYINKLYSLNFDYFFVRKVMFVKYSQGFIVMPGGFGTLDELTEAMTLIQTNKIGRFPIVLVGSEFWGGLLGWFKETLLKEGMISEGDLDLYRVVDSADEAVAHIKAFYDKYSVNVNF
- the xrtF gene encoding exosortase family protein XrtF → MLKDFKPVLGILLRFIIIYLVLLFAYQFYLNSFKVYGLDPYSHFIAENVAFIQNKLGYTTLLYNDIPKEQVWFYVNNIYVTRMVEGCNAISVIILFVAFIFAFYKGTKTFVFVAASLVALYVMNVLRIVGLNIITRDHPQYSKMGHDYIFPAVIYGSVVVLWLVWIKFFALKNENS
- a CDS encoding nucleotidyltransferase family protein, with product MKALIFAAGKGTRLKPFTDHHPKALAKVNGVPLLERNIKYLKSFGITDFVINIHHFGDQIVAFLKENDNFGCKIEVSDESNELLETGGGLIFAKEFLNHGEDFLIMNADILTQINIDDFVSYHKEIKDFATLAVSDRESSRKLLFNDDLVLRGWLNVQTGEQRLAEFNKGFRPLAFSGVHCINPVIFDKIKRKGKFSVMEEYLDLMHTEKIHGFVHDSILIDVGRPESVIEAEKHFK
- a CDS encoding RapZ C-terminal domain-containing protein, encoding MLHIDIHSFSYKKGGIPKDESGNGGGFTFDCRGILNPGRVEEYKIQTGNDIGVQEYLETKTEMPQFLELVKNLVSINIDNYLGRGFENLQINFGCTGGQHRSVYSAIKIAHFIEKKYGDQVEVSLHHDEQHQLNHK
- a CDS encoding aminoglycoside phosphotransferase family protein, with the protein product MTSENAKRFFENHFGEKSTEFITLAQSGSARVNFLAQNQNGKYIITYNENIAENESFLYFSKLFSELNLNTPKIFSVSEDRKLYIQEFLGEKTFSEIIAEECLSENVQNLVKQTLKDLFDLQEKTKSKIDFQKTFEYESYDELPIMHDLYYFKNFVADVLELEYHKSSLLKEFKEIIHLIESLDPKGIMIRDFQARNIMVNDENKVSFIDYQSAMKGPLMYDVISFLFQAKANFPEDLKNEMLDFYIQQCENKETQAQLRNSVKPIQMMRFLQVLGAYGFRGLIQRKQHFITSIEKGIQNITEFSQSWDEMKNYPELKKVIEQLSSEKVKFKIGEILKLNH